One window from the genome of Vicia villosa cultivar HV-30 ecotype Madison, WI unplaced genomic scaffold, Vvil1.0 ctg.002171F_1_1, whole genome shotgun sequence encodes:
- the LOC131638099 gene encoding arogenate dehydrogenase 1, chloroplastic-like: MHHNLIFCLLELISQKPYSLIVLNCLKHQPTMSCSKSLKIGFVGFGTFGQFLANTMIKQGHTLTATSRTDYSQLCLQMGVHFFRDVAALLEADMDVILLCTSIWSLSEVVGSMPLACLKRPTLFVDVLLVKEHPRNLLLRVLPKESDILCTHPMFGPVSGKNGWRNLTFMYDRVRIKDEATCSKFLQIFATEGCKMVEMSCEAHDRAAAKSQFITHTIRRTLAEMDIKSTPIDTKGFQALVQLKEPVTWCSFDLYSGLFVYNRFARQELENLEQALHKVKEMLVQRMDEVQN; the protein is encoded by the exons ATGCATCATAATTTGATATTTTGTTTACTTGAATTGATTTCACAAAAACCTTATTCCCTAATTGTGCTAAATTGCTTGAAGCATCAACCAACCATGTCATGTTCCAAAAGTTTGAAAATTGGCTTTGTTGGATTTGGTACATTTGGTCAATTTCTGGCAAATACAATGATCAAACAAGGCCATACTCTAACTGCAACCTCAAGAACAGATTACTCTCAACTTTGTCTCCAAATGGGTGTCCATTTCTTCAGGGATGTTGCAGCATTACTTGAGGCTGACATGGATGTCATACTGTTATGCACATCTATTTGGTCGCTGTCCGAGGTTGTCGGGTCAATGCCACTCGCTTGTCTGAAACGTCCGACGCTTTTTGTTGATGTTCTTTTGGTTAAAGAGCATCCAAGGAACCTTCTTTTAAGA GTGCTTCCAAAGGAGTCAGACATACTCTGCACACACCCGATGTTCGGACCAGTGAGTGGGAAAAATGGCTGGCGAAATCTGACTTTCATGTATGACAGAGTTCGAATAAAGGATGAAGCTACCTGCTCTAAATTTCTCCAAATTTTTGCAACTGAG GGTTGCAAGATGGTAGAAATGTCATGTGAGGCACATGATAGAGCAGCTGCAAAGAGCCAATTTATCACACACACAATACGCAG GACATTGGCAGAAATGGATATTAAATCTACACCTATTGACACCAAGGGCTTTCAGGCACTTGTTCAGTTG AAAGAACCTGTCACGTGGTGCAGTTTTGATCTGTATAGTGGATTATTCGTGTACAACAGATTTGCCAGACAAGAG CTGGAAAACCTTGAACAGGCCCTACATAAAGTCAAAGAGATGCTGGTCCAAAGGATGGATGAAGTACAGAACTGA